The following proteins are encoded in a genomic region of Saccharopolyspora antimicrobica:
- a CDS encoding alpha/beta fold hydrolase: MESRTITTGDGVRIAYRFDGDEDKPVLLLSNSIATDLHMWDGQVPALTEHFRVLRYDARGHGASDVPSGPYSLDRLGRDVVELLDALGLQQVHVLGLSLGGIVAQWLGIHVPERVDRLVLSNTAANLGPANQWDQPIADLLAAPDMRATAETFLNNWFPAHMLQDELVEPFRRTLLATKREGVAGSWAAVRDYDLRRTAALIPNPTLVIAGEHDTVTSAAHGKELAETVPGARLTILPTVHMANVEAQPQFLEAVLTFLTEKP, translated from the coding sequence ATGGAATCCCGGACCATCACCACCGGCGACGGCGTCCGCATCGCCTACCGCTTCGACGGCGACGAGGACAAGCCGGTGCTGCTGCTCTCGAACTCCATCGCCACCGACCTCCACATGTGGGACGGCCAGGTGCCGGCTCTGACCGAGCACTTCCGGGTCCTGCGCTACGACGCCCGCGGCCACGGCGCCTCCGACGTCCCGAGCGGCCCCTACTCCCTGGACCGCCTGGGCCGCGACGTCGTGGAACTCCTGGACGCCCTCGGCCTGCAGCAGGTGCACGTGCTGGGCCTGTCCCTGGGCGGAATCGTCGCGCAGTGGCTGGGGATCCACGTCCCGGAGCGCGTCGACCGCTTGGTGCTCTCCAACACGGCCGCGAACCTCGGCCCGGCGAACCAGTGGGACCAGCCGATCGCCGACCTCCTGGCGGCCCCCGACATGCGGGCCACGGCGGAGACGTTCCTGAACAACTGGTTCCCGGCTCACATGCTGCAGGACGAGCTCGTCGAGCCCTTCCGCCGCACCCTGCTCGCCACGAAGCGCGAAGGAGTGGCGGGCAGCTGGGCAGCGGTGCGCGACTACGACCTGCGCCGCACGGCCGCGCTGATCCCCAACCCGACCCTGGTCATCGCGGGCGAGCACGACACGGTCACCTCGGCCGCCCACGGAAAGGAACTCGCCGAAACGGTCCCCGGCGCGCGCCTCACGATCCTCCCCACGGTCCACATGGCGAACGTCGAAGCCCAACCGCAGTTCCTGGAAGCAGTCCTGACCTTCCTCACCGAAAAGCCCTGA